Below is a window of Myroides profundi DNA.
GCGATAACTTCAGTAGCGAATTCAAACTCTTTAATCAAGTTCTCGTCGAATGATTTCATCTCTGGCCATGCAGATACTACTAATGCATCAGCAGCAGTACGCTCATTAATATGTTGCCAAATCTCTTCTGATAAGAATGGCATAAATGGATGTAACAACTTCAGGTTCGCTTCTAATAACTCGATAGTCTTGTCAAAAGTAGCTTTGTCTATTGGCTGTTGGTATCCTGGTTTAATCATTTCTAAGAACCAAGAGCAGAAATCATCCCATACTAATTTATAGATCGTCATTAACGCATCCGAAATTCTGTATTTAGAGAAGTGATCTTCTATCTCCACTAATGCACTCTGTAACTTCGCTTCGTACCAAGCTAATGATACTTTAGCAGATTCTGGTTGTGCTAATGTCTCAGACACTTCCCATCCTTTGATTAGACGGAATGCATTCCATACCTTATTTGTGAAGGCTTTACCTTGAGCACATAACTCCTCATCGAACATAATATCGTTACCAGCAGCAGCAGATAATAATAATCCTACACGTACACCATCAGCACCGAACTTATCGATTAACCCTAATGCATCAGGAGAGTTTCCTAATGACTTAGACATCTTACGACGTTGTTTATCTCTTACGATACCTGTGAAGTACACATTCGTAAATGGTTTCTTACCTGTGTACTCATATCCAGACATAATCATACGTGCTACCCAGAAGAAGATAATATCTGGACCAGTCACTAAGTCATTCGTTGGATAGTAGTAGTTATACTCTTCATTCTCTGGCTGAGTAATTCCGTTAAATACAGACATTGGCCAAATCCAAGAAGAGAACCATGTATCTAGTGCATCCTCATCTTGTTTTAAATCAGCAGCAGTCAAAGCAGCATTACCTGATTTTACTTTAGCTAATTCTACAGCAGCTTCGATATTCTCAGCTACTACGAAGTCTTCTTTACCAGCTCCATAGTAGAATGCAGGTATCTGGTGTCCCCACCATAACTGACGAGAGATATTCCAATCGCGGATATTCTCTAACCAGCTTCTATAAGTATTGTTATATCTACTTGGGTATAACTTTACATCTTCTGTTTCTAATACCGCATCTAAAGCAGGCTTAGCTAACTCTTCCATTTTAAGGAACCACTGATCAGAAAGCCTTGGTTCTATAACAGCTTTTGTACGCTCAGAAGTACCTACATTGTTAATATAGTTTTCTACTTTGTCTAAAGCTCCGATAGACTCTAACTCTGCTTCTATCTCTTTACGAACTACAAAACGGTCTTTACCAGCATAGTGTAATCCTAATTCGTTCAGTGTAGCATCAGCATTAAAGATATCTATAATCTCTAAGTTATGTCTCTCTCCTAGATCCTTATCATTCACATCGTGAGCAGGAGTCACTTTAAGACATCCAGTTCCGAACTCCATATCTACATATTCGTCGAAGATGATAGGCACCACTCTATTACAGATCGGTACGATAGCCTTTTTACCTTTTAGGTGTGTATAGCGTTCATCATTAGGGTTAATACAGATAGCAGAATCTCCTAAGATAGTCTCTGGACGTGTAGTCGCTATTACTAAATAGTCATTAGATCCTTCTATTTGGTATTTTAGATGATATAACTTCCCTTGGCGCTCTTCATAGATTACTTCCTCATCAGATAAAGTAGTCTTCGCTTCAGGATCCCAGTTTACCATGCGGTACCCTCTATAGATTAATCCTTTATTATATAGGTCAACAAATACTTTTATCACTTGCTCAGACATCTCTGGATCCATGGTAAACTTCGTACGATCCCAATCACAAGAACAACCTAATTTCTTAAGCTGATCTAAGATTACTCCTCCGTACTCTTCTTTCCACTCCCAAGCATGTGCTAAGAACTCTTCGCGTGTTAAATCGTTTTTATTGATACCCTGCTCTCTCAATTTTGCGACGACTTTAGCTTCAGTAGCGATAGAGGCGTGATCCGTTCCAGGAACCCAACAAGCGTTAAGCCCTTTTAAACGAGCACGACGTATTAATACATCTTGAATCGTATTGTTCAACATATGTCCCATGTGTAATACACCCGTCACGTTCGGTGGTGGTATTACAATCGTGTAAGGCTCTCTGTGGTCAGGAGTTGAGTGGAAGAAATTATTCTCCATCCAGTACTCATACCATTTTTGCTCTACTTGCTTCGCGTCAAATTGTGCAGGAATTGTCATTTACTTATTAATTTTACTTGTTTTTAACATTTTTTAAAGACACATCCAAAGATAACAATACTTTAATCAAATTTTAATCTAAGCACTCTTTCTTTTTACGTACCTTTGTATTATGCAAAAATATGGATTACTATGTAATTACAAAAGATAACACATTACTTTAAATGTTTATTTTTATTTGCGAGTATTCCTAAAGTTTTTAATTTTACAAAACAACAAATAGAAAAATAATGAAAAACATTTTAGCATTATTAGTTTTGGTTTTGACAAGTGCAGTAACATTCGCACAAAAAGGACCAAAAATCGAGTTTAAAGCAGAGAACAATACTATCGATTACGGTACTGTTGTAAGAGGGAAAGATAATGGAGTTAGAACTTTTGAGTTTACTAACGTTGGTGATGAGCCATTAATCATTACAGCTGTAAGATCTACATGTGGATGTACAGTACCTTCTAAACCTGAAGAACCTATTTTACCAGGTCAAAAAAGTAAAATAGACGTACAGTATAATATGGCTCCTGGTAAAATCAGTAGAACTATCACTGTAGAATCTAATGCTGTGAACTACACTAACGGTGTAGTAGCACTACGCATTAAAGGTGAAGTTGTAAACAACTAATCAGAAAATAGACAGAAAAACAAAAGGGATCGCTCATGCAATCCCTTTCTTATTTTATACGATAAGCAATTCTTTATTTCTTAAAGAAGATATTATTAGCGATTGCTTTCTCGAAGTTCTTCACTTCTTTAATCTGTATTTTAGCATCAAAGCCTTTGATATGTTTAGTATGGTGGATATCAGATCCTACGAAATCTATCATATCATTGTTCAACAGATAGTTTGCAGCCTCTAATACATGACCACCGTAATATCCAGTAGTAGACAATAAATTCATCTGAAACTTACACCCTGATTTTTTAAGCTTCTTATACATTTCTGTATTCTTGTGATAGAAGTTATAACGCTCTGGATGCGCTAAAATAATCTCATACCCATTCGATTTTAAATGGAATAGAATATCCATTAATTGTATAGGTGGGTTGATATAAGACATCTCTACTAATACATAGTTATCTTTTAATGTCAATAGCTTCTCTGAATGAATGCGCTGTAAGAAACTCTCATCCATCATATACTCAGAAGCCACTCTCAGCTGAAGAGACTCCGCCTCTGTAGGTAGTACCTCTAACACCTCATCATACTTAGATAATATTCCTTCTTTAGTATTATCCCATACTAGCGGTGTAGTATGTGGAGTAGTAATCGCTTGGTCAAAGCCCATCGCTTTCATCGACTCTATAATAGTCTTTGTATCCTCTTTAGTCTGCGCCCCATCATCAATACCAAACATTAAATGAGAGTGAATATCTACATAATTATTTGGAATTAATGTTTTAAGCTCTGGTTTAGATTTAAATAATCCGAACATATCTTTATATTATTTTTTCTGATTAGGTCTACTTGTTATACTTCTTAGCGATACGCATTTCTATAGCCAAACTCACAAGTGTCAACAATACTAATGGCAAGGTCACTAATAACTTTTCGCTAGTAATATTCAATACGATATACAAAATTACACAAACTAAAGTTAACAACTGAAGTAACTTAGCTATCTTGACATTCTTTCTTATAAAAGGTAAGATTAAAAATATAGGACTACACAGTAGCACTGTATTATTACTTAACAATTCGCCATGAAGAGAATAAAACCCTACGACAAAGAAGAAAATACCTAAAAGCCCTAAGATGACAAAATATGCACTTCTAACGCCTCTCTGAGTCATTAGTCCTGCTAACACTAAAACGACAAGACTAAAGAACCACATAGAGTTCACACTTATACCTGATTTCTCCGTAGATACTTCTGGCTCAAAAACAGTCACTGTCTCAGGAACTAAAAGTTTCCCATTGACTTTAGTCTCTGCTAATCCTTGCATAAACTTATCTGGTAAAAACAGTAAAGTAGAATGAGCATCTACCTTAGAACCAAATATTAAATTAATCCCTAGCATCTCGAAGTATCTCTTGTTCAGATACGAGTTTAAGATGGTTCTATAAGTAGCTGTGTTCCCTTCTACATCTACTTTTACAGGTGTAGCTATACTACTATTAATAATATCCACTACCTTAGTAGTACAGTTCTGATCTATAAACTTATAGACATAGAACTTATTCTCTTCTTCTAATGATTCATTCAGTTTTTGCCATATCTCTTCTTTTTGAGTTGGCGTCAAGTCTAATGCTTGTTCATACACTGCTCTATTATCATATACATAACTCCCAATGAAGTTTCTATATGTAGAATAATCTGCATAGTATAAAAGATCTCCCTTCACGAACTTTCCATAAAAATTAGGCGTTCTAAAATCAAACATACCATAATTATATACCCTATCTATTCCCTCAAAAGGATCACTTACACGTATCGCTGTATGCCCGAATAGTGAATACAACTCATCACCCGTACCACAAGTAAGTACACTTATCTCTGCTCTATCAGAGAGTGGTCGTTCTTTAGAGAAAGCCATCTGCCCAATAAAAAGGCAGAAAAGCAGATATATCATTTTCTTTGTCATCTATTCTTCTTGATTTATAACTAAGCGTTCTATTTGATTCTTACAAAAATACTTTACTAATCTTTGATTTACAATAAAAACATACACTCTAAACTATTTATGAATAACCTTCTTGTACCACAGTTAAAACGGAGCTTCTCATCTGCTACTGCTCCTCTCATCTTCCTATCTTCTTCGCAAGCACTAAATTATATCAACACAACACCTCCATAATGACTCCGTTAAAACTAACTATAAAACGGACTCACTACGGACTCATAACGGACTCACTACGGACTCAATGCAACTAAAACCTGTCTCGTCCTACTATAACTGTACAGTTATAGTTAATAATCCTACTTAATACTGTACAGATTTTTATTAATCCTTTTATTACTGTACAGGTTGTTGTTTTTGTTTATTAGTCTTGTAATAATTCTTCCATCTCTTAGTTAGAATACCTGTCTTTAAATGAGCTTGATTTGGAGTTAACCTATCACAACTATCATGAGGTCTAATTTGGTTATAAGCTTCTATACTATTCTTAATTTTATCAATCGTTTTTTGATAACCTAAACTTGAATAGTTTAAATCAAATTCACCTTTAATTATACCATTTACACGCTCAGCTATTGCATTATCTCTTGGTTCACCACCTTGTGTTGTACTAATAGATATGTTGTTTTCTATCAGTATTTTAGTATAAACACTACTGCAGTATTGACATCCTCGATCTGAATGATGAATAAGTTTCTCTGTATAAATCCTGTTCTTTAATGCCATTTTCAAGGCTTGTAAGCATCCATTAGTAGTTAAATCTAAGCTAAAACTATAGCCCATTATTTTATGAGAATAAGCATCTGTGATTAAACTTAAATAGCCCCAAGTATTATTTAACCTGATATAGGTGATGTCACTTACCCAAAATTGTTCTGGTCTAGTAACTTTTACTCCATTATACAAGTCTAAATACTGTCCTCTCCAAGCTCTGGAGTCTGTTGTATATGCTTTGCGCTTTCGTTGCCTAACCAACATTTTATGACTGTCTAATAAATCAAACAGATAATCTCTTCCTACGCTTATATTGTGCGAACCTAAGCGTTCTTGTAACATATGTTGAAGTTTTCGAGTACCTACTCTTGGTAGAGTAGCTCTAATATTTAAAACTTCTTGAAGAATAATCTCATCTTTAATAGATTGACTTGCGTATCTGTCTATTGACTGATAATAAGCACTTCGAGTTTTACCAAACAGTTGACATATTTTTTTTATTCCCTTATTAGGGTATAAGAGTTTTACTTCTTCAACTGCTTGGAACCAGACTTTTTTCTGATATCAATATCCAAACTTTTCTCTGCTACATCTATCAATGTATTTAAAGCTACTATCTTAAATTGTGCCTCTGATAAAGCCTTTTTTAAAGCTTTAATTTCTAAAGATTCTGTATTGGATGTTTTTTCTTCCATAAGTGACGGAATAACAATTTCATTACAAATATCTATGTTTTTATTATAATTAACTAACAACCAGTTATTTATTGTACTTATACTTTCTACACCATACATTATACAGGCTTCTTGTGCTGTCATATGGTGTTCTGTAATACTATGAACTACTTGACGTTTAAGGCTTTCTGAATAAACTTTATTCTTACGTGTAGCATGATACTCGGGACTTGCATATTTCTTAACCCAACGATTTAGCGTAGATTTATTTAGGCTATACTCGCGAATTACCGAATTTTGACTTGCTCCATTCTCTATTTCTTGAACTATTTGTTCTATGAATTTTAAATGATAACGCTCTTTGTTTTTTGGTTCTCTTCCCATCTTTTAATGTTTTAAAAACTGTACAGTTTTTTTAGGACGGGTCAACCTGTCTTGTCCTACTATAAGTATAGTACTAATGATCACTGCATTTATCCTATAATTATATTTATCTAATGTAGCCTGTCCTGTATATATCAAAGATATTAAATATCTAATAAACGTTTAGTTACCTAAATAGAGTACATCAAATAATAAAACATCTATAAAGATAAATGGCATTATCTAAAGTAATCCTTATAAACACTATAAAAATTAGTAACTTTATGATACATTTGTATCAATAAATACAAGTAAACCGTTATAGAGTTTATATAAACAAACAAATTTCAGTTATGAAAAAACACATTCCTAATGCTATCACTTTATTAAACTTACTTTCAGGATTAATTGCGTTAGTGTATGCATTTGATGACAATATACACATGGCTTTCTTATGGGTATGTATAGGAATCTTTTTTGACTATTGGGACGGCTTCGTAGCTCGTATCCTTAATGTAAAAAGTGAAATGGGATTACAGTTAGACTCACTAGCCGATATGGTGACTAGTGGAGTAGTTCCAGGATTAGTAGTTTATAAAATGCTTGCTAATATTCAAGAAAACCAAGAAATCTATAACCTTACACCAGAGACCTACTATATGGGGATAGTTCCATACTTAGGATTTATCATCACATTAGGAGCTGCATATAGATTAGCCAAATTTAATATTGATACTAGACAGACTGATTCGTTTATCGGATTACCTACACCTGGTAATGCTTTGTTCATCTTAAGTATCCCGATGATTATCTCTACAACGAACTCAGAAGAGATCATCACCCTACTAAGCAATCCTTACTTATTAGTAGTGATCAGTATCTTAAGTGCTATTATTATGAATGCTGAACTTCCATTGTTCTCATTAAAAATAAAGCCAAACAATCTAGGTGCGTATAAACTTCAGATAGGATTTATGTTACTATCATTAGTACTACTGATTACCTTGTTATATCTAGCTATACCTATTATTATACTAGTATATATCTTACTATCTATCATCATGAATATGACAAAAAAGCAAACTGCTAACTAAAAATAAGAAACGCTATCTCTCTAGATAGCGTTTTTCATTTGGTCTATATCTAAAAAGTGCAATATTTCATCACTATGACTATGTTGCATTTTTTTTATGCCAATTCTTTACTGAATAATAATTATTCTCATTTATATAACTATCTAAAATGATAATATTCACAATATGAGCAATTGACTATAAAACAGTTAGTTTACCTTTAAAATACCAGTCATTGGCACACTTATTGAAAAGTTTATTACAAACTTTTTTTTCATACTACTTTTTGCCCTATACACCTTACCCCCTCCGTATAGGGCTTTTTTTATTGTTCTTTTTATACAATAGAACCGAGGTTAGCATCATCATGACTTCCTTCTTCATGAAGAGTTAATTCATCACAGAACACTATCTTCTCATTTTTTATTACAAAGGTTGCAATCACTTTCACCTTACTTATAGATCCATCATTTCTATGTACTAATACACTGTGGTTAGTAAATACTAGATTTCCTTCTTCTGCTATATAGTTAAATGTGATAGATAGCTTATCAGTTACTTCTTTTAATTTTTTAATATGATCGCTAAAAATGGTATAATCTAATCTCTTCCCA
It encodes the following:
- a CDS encoding IS3 family transposase translates to MKKICQLFGKTRSAYYQSIDRYASQSIKDEIILQEVLNIRATLPRVGTRKLQHMLQERLGSHNISVGRDYLFDLLDSHKMLVRQRKRKAYTTDSRAWRGQYLDLYNGVKVTRPEQFWVSDITYIRLNNTWGYLSLITDAYSHKIMGYSFSLDLTTNGCLQALKMALKNRIYTEKLIHHSDRGCQYCSSVYTKILIENNISISTTQGGEPRDNAIAERVNGIIKGEFDLNYSSLGYQKTIDKIKNSIEAYNQIRPHDSCDRLTPNQAHLKTGILTKRWKNYYKTNKQKQQPVQ
- a CDS encoding tyrosine-protein phosphatase, which produces MFGLFKSKPELKTLIPNNYVDIHSHLMFGIDDGAQTKEDTKTIIESMKAMGFDQAITTPHTTPLVWDNTKEGILSKYDEVLEVLPTEAESLQLRVASEYMMDESFLQRIHSEKLLTLKDNYVLVEMSYINPPIQLMDILFHLKSNGYEIILAHPERYNFYHKNTEMYKKLKKSGCKFQMNLLSTTGYYGGHVLEAANYLLNNDMIDFVGSDIHHTKHIKGFDAKIQIKEVKNFEKAIANNIFFKK
- a CDS encoding DUF1573 domain-containing protein, whose product is MKNILALLVLVLTSAVTFAQKGPKIEFKAENNTIDYGTVVRGKDNGVRTFEFTNVGDEPLIITAVRSTCGCTVPSKPEEPILPGQKSKIDVQYNMAPGKISRTITVESNAVNYTNGVVALRIKGEVVNN
- a CDS encoding valine--tRNA ligase encodes the protein MTIPAQFDAKQVEQKWYEYWMENNFFHSTPDHREPYTIVIPPPNVTGVLHMGHMLNNTIQDVLIRRARLKGLNACWVPGTDHASIATEAKVVAKLREQGINKNDLTREEFLAHAWEWKEEYGGVILDQLKKLGCSCDWDRTKFTMDPEMSEQVIKVFVDLYNKGLIYRGYRMVNWDPEAKTTLSDEEVIYEERQGKLYHLKYQIEGSNDYLVIATTRPETILGDSAICINPNDERYTHLKGKKAIVPICNRVVPIIFDEYVDMEFGTGCLKVTPAHDVNDKDLGERHNLEIIDIFNADATLNELGLHYAGKDRFVVRKEIEAELESIGALDKVENYINNVGTSERTKAVIEPRLSDQWFLKMEELAKPALDAVLETEDVKLYPSRYNNTYRSWLENIRDWNISRQLWWGHQIPAFYYGAGKEDFVVAENIEAAVELAKVKSGNAALTAADLKQDEDALDTWFSSWIWPMSVFNGITQPENEEYNYYYPTNDLVTGPDIIFFWVARMIMSGYEYTGKKPFTNVYFTGIVRDKQRRKMSKSLGNSPDALGLIDKFGADGVRVGLLLSAAAGNDIMFDEELCAQGKAFTNKVWNAFRLIKGWEVSETLAQPESAKVSLAWYEAKLQSALVEIEDHFSKYRISDALMTIYKLVWDDFCSWFLEMIKPGYQQPIDKATFDKTIELLEANLKLLHPFMPFLSEEIWQHINERTAADALVVSAWPEMKSFDENLIKEFEFATEVIAGIRTIRKDKNISFKETIDLKVINNEKTSTYFDSIISKLGNVVAIEYVTEQVSGALSYRVKSNEYFIPVTGSVNLEEEIAKLEEELKYLKGFLKSVQGKLSNEKFVGGAPAQVIENERKKEADALAKIATIEHSLAGLK
- a CDS encoding CDP-alcohol phosphatidyltransferase family protein, which encodes MKKHIPNAITLLNLLSGLIALVYAFDDNIHMAFLWVCIGIFFDYWDGFVARILNVKSEMGLQLDSLADMVTSGVVPGLVVYKMLANIQENQEIYNLTPETYYMGIVPYLGFIITLGAAYRLAKFNIDTRQTDSFIGLPTPGNALFILSIPMIISTTNSEEIITLLSNPYLLVVISILSAIIMNAELPLFSLKIKPNNLGAYKLQIGFMLLSLVLLITLLYLAIPIIILVYILLSIIMNMTKKQTAN
- a CDS encoding transposase, with the protein product MGREPKNKERYHLKFIEQIVQEIENGASQNSVIREYSLNKSTLNRWVKKYASPEYHATRKNKVYSESLKRQVVHSITEHHMTAQEACIMYGVESISTINNWLLVNYNKNIDICNEIVIPSLMEEKTSNTESLEIKALKKALSEAQFKIVALNTLIDVAEKSLDIDIRKKSGSKQLKK
- a CDS encoding Lnb N-terminal periplasmic domain-containing protein, producing MTKKMIYLLFCLFIGQMAFSKERPLSDRAEISVLTCGTGDELYSLFGHTAIRVSDPFEGIDRVYNYGMFDFRTPNFYGKFVKGDLLYYADYSTYRNFIGSYVYDNRAVYEQALDLTPTQKEEIWQKLNESLEEENKFYVYKFIDQNCTTKVVDIINSSIATPVKVDVEGNTATYRTILNSYLNKRYFEMLGINLIFGSKVDAHSTLLFLPDKFMQGLAETKVNGKLLVPETVTVFEPEVSTEKSGISVNSMWFFSLVVLVLAGLMTQRGVRSAYFVILGLLGIFFFVVGFYSLHGELLSNNTVLLCSPIFLILPFIRKNVKIAKLLQLLTLVCVILYIVLNITSEKLLVTLPLVLLTLVSLAIEMRIAKKYNK